Proteins encoded by one window of Dromaius novaehollandiae isolate bDroNov1 unplaced genomic scaffold, bDroNov1.hap1 HAP1_SCAFFOLD_30, whole genome shotgun sequence:
- the LOC135325864 gene encoding T-cell activation Rho GTPase-activating protein-like, producing the protein MSVGKGAATAQGSSCAEPRDLLSLAVAVSTDAGSCRAVLAASAAGGSRGSGCQAAWGWLAAERAARAGGDRALPVPFPVHRQSPGAPGARLTRLPSLRLLTKVIGFYGPEMSLTAATVETLISVEADAKKGPRLDPSDGEEALGHSAAEGAKARRQVISWPLARRGTSASRACPVPGQLASGPRAALFGQPLAALCGQDGGLPQPVQELLAILYEKGPATEGIFRKAASEKARKELKEVLNQGKSADLDSRPVHLLAVVLKDFLRDIPSKLLADSLYEEWMQALEKPSQQDKIDKLKEVADSLPTANLLLLQRLLAVLRHISENVETSKMDTSNLAICVGPNMLSPCTDNVLTLAELKERNDKVTALVAFLIDNCRAIFGEDITLPFSPSAQESPEHTNSSTGHPGAPQHDGSACNSAEPQAEGSTPVLELEQPKGRSSSLRRPYPTCVSAPSLSNFTSGISSMDRCFSEPDLSCHDRLEGWAREQEASEREGKLPGQQ; encoded by the exons ATGTCGGTGGGGAAAGGTGCCgccactgcccagggcagctccTGCGCAGAGCCGCGTGACTTGCTCAGCCTCGCGGTTGCAGTCAGCACCGACGCCGGGAGCTGCAGAGCGGTGCTGGCAGCCAGCGCTGCGGGAGGCTCTCGGGGGTCGGGCTgccaggcagcgtggggctggctggcagcagagagagcagcgagggctgggggTGACAGAGCTCTTCCCGTGCCCTTCCCTGTGCacaggcagagcccaggagccccaggagccAGGCTCACCCGACTGCCCTCCCTGCGGCTCCTCACCAAGGTCATTGGCTTCTACGGTCCC gaGATGTCACTGACGGCGGCGACCGTGGAGACGCTGATTTCGGTAGAG GCTGACGCCAAGAAAGGCCCCCGCTTGGACCCTTCCGACGGCGAAGAGGCACTTGGCCACTCGGCTG CAGAGGGAGCGAAGGCAAGAAGGCAGGTGATCTCCTGGCCACTTGCTCGGCGAGGAACCTCTGCCAGCAGGGCCTGCCCTGTCCCAGGGCAGCTCGCCTCTGGCCCCAGGGCGGCTCTCTTTGGCCAGCCTCTGGCAGCTCTCTGTGGGCAAGACGggggcctgccccagccagtccag gagctcctggCTATACTGTATGAGAAAGGGCCTGCCACCGAGGGCATCTTCAGGAAGGCGGCGAGCGAGAAGGCCCGCAAGGAGCTGAAGGAGGTCCTAAACCAGGGCAAGAGCGCTGACCTGGACAGCAGACCCGTGCACCTCCTGGCAGTGGTGCTGAAG gacttTCTTCGGGATATCCCCTCCAAACTCCTCGCGGACAGCCTCTACGAGGAGTGGATGCAAGCGCTGGAGAAGCCAAGCCAGCAGGACAAAATTGACAAGCTGAAGGA GGTGGCCGACAGCCTGCCCACAGCaaacctcctgctgctccagcgctTGCTCGCTGTGCTGCGTCACATCAGCGAAAACGTGGAGACCAGCAAGATGGACACCAGCAACCTTGCGATCTGCGTGGGGCCAAATATGCTGAGCCCCTGCACGGACAACGTGCTCACGCTGGCAGAGCTGAAGGAGAGGAACGACAAG GTGACAGCCCTGGTGGCGTTCCTAATAGACAACTGCCGAGCAATATTTGGGGAGGACATCACCTTGCCCTTCAGTCCCTCGGCCCAGGAGTCACCGGAGCACACCAACAGCTCCACAG GACACCCAGGGGCTCCTCAGCATGACGGTTCTGCCTGCAACAGCGCGGAGCCGCAAGCTGAAGGCAGCACCCCCGTGTTGGAGCTGGAGCAGcccaagggcaggagcagcagtctCCGCAGGCCCTATCCTACCTGCGTCTCTGCCCCTTCCCTGAGCAATTTCACCAGTGGCATCAGCAGCATGGACAGGTGCTTCTCAGAACCAGACCTGTCCTGCCACGACCGCCTGGAAGGCTGGGCAAGGGAGCAGGAGGCCAGCGAGAGGGAGGGCAAACTGCCAGGGCAGCAGTAA
- the LOC135325865 gene encoding olfactory receptor 14C36-like: MAYDHYVAICKPLHYGTIMGSRVCVKMAAAAWASGFLSAVLHTGTTFGVTFCHGNALGQFFCEVPRILKLSCSDSYLRELGVLVITVCLGFGCFIFIVVSYVQIFTAVLRIPSEQGQHKALSMCLPHLAVVSLFVSTVIFAYLKPPSLSSPSLDLVVAVLYSVVPPAVNPLIYSMRNRELRDALKKLILLVFVQQQ, encoded by the coding sequence atggcctatgatcacTATGTTGCCAtatgcaaacccctgcactatgggaccatcatgggcagcagagtgtgtgtcaaaatggcagcagctgcctgggccagtgggtttctcagtgcggtgctgcacactgggaccacatttggagtaacattctgccatggcaatgccctgggccagttcttctgtgaagttccccggatcctcaagctctcctgctcagactcctacctcagggaacttggggtgcttgtgattactgtttgtttaggctttgggtgtttcatcttcattgtggtgtcctatgtgcagatcttcactgctgtgctgaggatcccctctgagcagggccagcacaaagccctctccatgtgcctccctcacctggccgtggtctccctgtttgtcagcactgtcatatttgcctacctgaagcccccctccctctcttccccgtctctggatctggtggtggctgttttgtactcggtggtgcctccagcagtgaaccccctcatctacagcatgaggaacagggagctcagggatgccctgaagaaactgattctcctggttttcgtgcagcagcaatga